One window of Lacerta agilis isolate rLacAgi1 chromosome 14, rLacAgi1.pri, whole genome shotgun sequence genomic DNA carries:
- the LOC117058346 gene encoding myocardin-like, with product MTLLASERSMLIRSKFRSVLQLRMEHRRSQEQLSKRHLLPALNKPLASFSQPNGTQGQNRANEIAKLKVSPRPHKTSTAKGQLSEVSPGDPSELQDKKARLAEDLSEKILHRPGPLELVKKNILSLDPGIKDAVADATLAAPDSFTFEEDLSSSSSSSSSSSSPCFALSPGSAHGNPSTAAAAFQLDLPPILDQQLPPVPSSTSEAEFPPQGGSPLAKPSVSLLKAPSKVPETRKPPRPKKAKEPRPKVKKLKYHQYMPPDQKGEQAPVPMDAAYARVLQQQQVFLQLQIMSQQQPTPTSPATFCVRAVHAVPASSAPEQVLSFAGTPAPPSGPLPLPSPATPTSPSPPKPELLPANLEELTVSELRQQLRKRGLPVSGTKPALLERLKPYQVARAKPPPVPLSSARLAPSDLEEEAQALREKQRVAESLALKLHREQKHHDDDLRVELEMHKRIKNRRKGALPPHGQQGAPPPYVPKRECAKEGGGTEDGFMVLCPASCEPINSDMELPLEITASPPDPAPATRSLEEELQEAIQKAQLVPSQSIEDILEEPLMCSGDLLQAPALNPEVPDRVAPSPQEPSPPKKPRPSSEPPLVTSAIFDFPGPYDFLSTASSSSASLDSLSSVFSPDSLEMPPSPPDAWQGNGARAGFDPVDWLEALTSGSASGLGSTSPVGGSIFCTDFFDSTDLGVNHMIDLMVEQW from the exons ATGACACTCCTGGCTTCTGAACGATCCATGCTGATCCGAAGCAAATTCCGCTCCG TTCTGCAGCTGCGCATGGAACACCGGCGGTCCCAAGAACAGCTCTCCAAACGccacttactcccag CGCTCAACAAACCCCTTGCAAGTTTCTCGCAGCCCAATGGGACCCAGGGCCAGAACAGG GCCAATGAGATTGCCAAGCTGAAAGTCTCGCCCCGGCCCCACAAGACCAGCACTGCTAAGGGCCAGCTGTCAGAAG TGTCTCCGGGGGACCCTTCTGAGCTGCAGGACAAAAAGGCTCGCCTGGCTGAAGACCTGAGTGAGAAGATCCTACACCGCCCTGGACCACTTGAGCTGGTGAAGAAAAACATCCTTTCCTTGGATCCAGGTATCAAGGATGCTGTGGCAG ATGCAACTCTCGCTGCTCCTGATTCCTTCACCTTTGAGGAAGATCTCAgtagttcttcttcttcctcctcctcctcctcctccccgtgcTTTGCACTGTCTCCTGGAAGTGCCCATGGGAACCCTTCCACCGCAGCAGCAGCCTTTCAG ctGGACCTCCCTCCGATCCTGGATCAGCAGCTGCCTCCTGTGCCGTCATCCACCTCTGAGGCTGAGTTCCCTCCCCAAGGGGGGAGCCCCCTTGCCAAGCCCTCCGTTTCACTCCTCAAG GCCCCATCCAAGGTCCCTGAGACCAGGAAGCCCCCGCGCCCCAAGAAGGCCAAGGAGCCGCGCCCCAAAGTGAAGAAGCTCAAGTACCACCAGTACATGCCGCCCGACCAGAAGGGGGAGCAGGCGCCGGTGCCCATGGATGCGGCCTACGCCCGTGTCCTCCAGCAGCAACAGGTCTTCTTGCAGCTCCAGATCATGAGCCAGCAGCAGCCCACGCCGACATCGCCAGCCACCTTCTGCGTCCGAGCCGTGCACGCTGTTCCAGCCAG CAGTGCTCCAGAGCAGGTCCTGAGCTTCGCTGGGACGCCTGCGCCACCAAGTGGGCCTCTCCCGCTCCCCTCTCCAGCCACGCCAACCTCCCCTTCGCCGCCCAAACCGGAACTGCTGCCTGCCAACTTGGAGGAGCTAACG GTCTCCGAACTCCGCCAGCAGCTCCGGAAGCGGGGCCTCCCTGTTTCTGGCACCAAGCCGGCCCTGCTGGAGCGCCTCAAGCCTTACCAGGTGGCTAGGGCCAAGCCCCCACCTGTCCCGCTCTCCAGCGCCCGCTTGGCACCCTCCGACCTAGAGGAGGAGGCCCAGGCCCTGCGGGAGAAGCAGCGGGTGGCTGAGAGCCTGGCGCTGAAACTCCACCGGGAGCAGAAACACCATGACGATGACCTCCGAGTGGAGCTGGAGATGCACAAACGGATCAAGAACCGCCGCAAGGGAGCACTACCGCCCCACGGCCAGCAGGGGGCACCTCCGCCCTACGTCCCCAAGAGAGAATGCGccaaggagggaggaggcacagAAGATGGCTTCATG GTTTTGTGCCCTGCCTCCTGTGAGCCGATTAATTCTGATATGGAGCTGCCCCTTGAAATAACAGCCAGCCCCCCGGACCCAGCCCCAGCAACCCGTTCCCTGGAGGAGGAGCTCCAAGAAGCCATCCAGAAAGCTCAG CTGGTGCCAAGCCAATCGATCGAAGATATCCTAGAGGAACCACTGATGTGTTCAG GTGACCTTCTTCAAGCACCTGCCTTGAACCCAGAAGTCCCTGATCGAGTTGCCCCATCCCCGCAAGAACCGTCACCACCAAAGAAACCGCGGCCCAGCAGCGAACCTCCTTTGGTGACCTCCGCCATCTTTGATTTTCCTGGTCCCTACGACTTCCTCTCGAcggcctcctcttcctctgcgtCGCTGGACTCACTGTCCTCTGTTTTCTCCCCTGACTCTCTGGAGATGCCCCCATCTCCCCCAGATGCCTGGCAAGGAAACGGTGCCCGTGCTGGATTTGACCCGGTCGATTGGCTAGAGGCCTTGACCTCGGGCTCAGCATCAGGCCTCGGCTCCACCAGTCCTGTTGGGGGCAGCATCTTCTGCACGGACTTCTTTGATTCAACCGACCTTGGCGTCAACCACATGATAGACTTAATGGTGGAGCAGTGGTAG